A genomic segment from Desulfovibrio sp. encodes:
- a CDS encoding BMC domain-containing protein, translating to MAHVVDAVPDDDPGLRSLGMIETFGIVYLMEAADAMIKTADVELIGYENVASGYCSALVQGDVAACKSAVEAGVKAVKNMGADVYSSCVIPTPHRHLVKIVRRYSLA from the coding sequence ATGGCCCATGTGGTTGACGCTGTGCCTGACGACGACCCCGGCCTGCGCTCGCTTGGCATGATCGAAACCTTTGGCATCGTCTACCTGATGGAAGCCGCCGACGCCATGATCAAGACCGCTGATGTGGAACTGATCGGTTACGAAAACGTGGCTTCAGGCTACTGCTCGGCTCTTGTGCAGGGCGATGTGGCCGCCTGCAAGTCGGCTGTTGAAGCTGGTGTGAAGGCCGTGAAAAACATGGGCGCCGATGTGTACAGCTCGTGCGTCATCCCCACGCCCCACCGGCATCTGGTCAAGATTGTGCGGCGGTATTCTCTGGCCTAG
- a CDS encoding DUF4125 family protein, translating into MNTCNTWQKEIQDALNLLASNRAEDSAAKLRTVLRSCDNDPHCCALALDGLGRALLALKRPLEACQTMEQALAAARGAFGNNSILTLGILQNLAHVQLESGKAGQSEILGREAASLCEAVYGANSPHVAEALLHLSAACYRQQKLADAQHCLQRAVQIWQAQPEPSPRLGTCLNNLGRIEEERGNHAQGIALHRKAVVLRRSLLGECHEDTAFSLGNLGVALAASGQWHEAADVLESALACYARLGRHKSPEADGYRKNLVVCRKALGQQSPLRTGKTTHNAPSRATLLHEIIEKELVMFLATPNQGGTASCQQNPQGFRIMRRMSLTPLSDATLAHYLDDLHRAEAQGRNFMIEKYARMDSLIPPLQASPLVDEIVRAETAFIQTASAQYPHVIRHGGNSAFQNYLRCEAETYSPATLESYSADLRRARQQGRNPAIERFRCLADLLGKPSLEAFEQEARAL; encoded by the coding sequence ATGAACACATGCAATACATGGCAGAAGGAAATTCAGGATGCCCTGAATCTTCTGGCCAGCAACCGTGCTGAAGACAGCGCCGCCAAGCTGCGCACTGTGTTGCGCAGCTGCGATAACGACCCACACTGCTGTGCTCTGGCGCTCGACGGCCTTGGCCGTGCCCTGCTTGCGCTCAAGCGTCCCCTTGAAGCATGCCAGACCATGGAACAAGCTCTTGCCGCGGCCCGAGGCGCTTTTGGCAACAACTCCATTTTGACGCTGGGAATATTACAGAATCTGGCCCATGTGCAGCTGGAATCGGGCAAGGCAGGGCAAAGCGAAATTCTTGGGCGCGAGGCAGCCAGCCTGTGCGAAGCTGTTTACGGTGCCAATTCTCCCCATGTGGCCGAAGCACTGCTGCATCTTTCTGCAGCCTGTTACCGCCAGCAAAAGCTCGCTGATGCGCAGCACTGCCTGCAACGGGCCGTGCAGATATGGCAGGCGCAGCCAGAGCCATCGCCCCGGCTGGGAACCTGCCTCAACAATCTTGGCCGTATTGAAGAAGAGCGAGGCAACCATGCCCAGGGCATTGCCCTGCACCGCAAGGCTGTAGTCCTGAGGCGCAGTCTTTTGGGCGAATGCCATGAAGACACGGCATTTTCGCTGGGCAACCTTGGTGTGGCCCTGGCTGCAAGCGGCCAGTGGCACGAGGCGGCAGACGTTCTTGAATCTGCGCTGGCTTGCTACGCTCGCCTTGGCAGACACAAAAGCCCCGAGGCCGATGGCTACAGAAAAAACCTGGTCGTCTGCCGCAAGGCATTGGGACAGCAATCCCCCTTGCGCACTGGCAAAACCACGCATAATGCGCCCAGCCGCGCCACGCTGTTGCACGAAATCATTGAAAAAGAACTGGTCATGTTTCTCGCCACGCCCAATCAGGGCGGCACAGCCAGCTGCCAGCAGAATCCGCAGGGCTTCCGCATCATGCGCCGCATGAGCCTGACGCCCTTGAGCGATGCCACGCTGGCACACTACCTGGATGACCTGCACCGTGCAGAAGCTCAGGGCCGCAATTTCATGATCGAAAAATACGCCCGCATGGACAGCCTCATCCCGCCCTTGCAGGCCAGCCCGCTGGTAGACGAAATTGTGCGCGCCGAAACCGCCTTCATCCAGACGGCCTCGGCACAGTACCCGCATGTGATCCGCCACGGCGGCAACAGCGCGTTTCAGAATTACCTGCGCTGCGAGGCAGAAACCTACTCGCCCGCCACGCTTGAATCTTACTCCGCCGATCTGCGCCGCGCCCGGCAGCAGGGGCGCAACCCGGCCATTGAGCGCTTTCGCTGTCTGGCCGACCTGCTGGGCAAACCCAGCCTTGAGGCCTTTGAGCAGGAAGCCCGCGCATTGTAA
- a CDS encoding MerR family transcriptional regulator: MKTQGYTISQMSDISKISKKALRFYDDLGLISSKRHGANNYRYYTHEDLLSVPPLKYYKQMGFNLGEIRAAFEVGSNTSLSALRKMFMEKIQLLQDEEKILHLRLTSVRDWLELLHEAEMVLENNLQSVSVKYIAPEQLLFQKQTFTSDIKSAIINIDFTNHVESLGNNITGPVIIYFSSTSDRLNSSEQQIQMLQRTIFPCPEEQTHAFGGFLAASCYHIGSHETINQTYKKIQRWCSANNYVYDAGAYERYITDFWTTNNEELFVTEIIVRVSRPGMVVHRQIARDDDDMVLCRDDDD; encoded by the coding sequence ATGAAAACACAAGGCTATACAATCAGCCAGATGAGCGATATTTCCAAGATATCAAAAAAAGCCCTGCGCTTTTATGACGATCTCGGGCTTATCTCTTCAAAGCGGCACGGAGCCAACAACTACCGTTACTATACACACGAAGATCTGCTTTCTGTTCCCCCACTCAAATACTACAAGCAGATGGGCTTTAACCTTGGGGAAATACGCGCGGCGTTTGAGGTGGGCAGCAACACCTCGCTTTCGGCCCTGCGCAAAATGTTCATGGAAAAAATCCAGCTGCTGCAGGACGAAGAAAAAATTCTGCATCTTCGGCTTACCTCTGTGCGCGACTGGCTTGAACTGCTGCACGAGGCCGAGATGGTGCTGGAAAACAATCTGCAGAGCGTTTCCGTAAAGTACATTGCGCCAGAGCAGTTGCTGTTTCAAAAGCAGACCTTCACGTCAGACATCAAATCTGCCATCATCAACATTGATTTTACCAATCATGTTGAGTCGTTGGGCAACAACATCACCGGGCCGGTCATCATCTATTTTTCGTCCACCAGCGACAGGCTGAACAGCTCCGAGCAGCAGATTCAGATGCTGCAACGCACCATCTTTCCCTGCCCGGAAGAACAGACCCACGCATTTGGTGGCTTTCTGGCGGCAAGCTGCTACCACATCGGCTCGCACGAAACCATCAACCAGACATACAAAAAGATTCAGCGCTGGTGCTCCGCAAACAACTATGTCTATGACGCGGGAGCATACGAACGCTACATCACCGATTTCTGGACAACAAACAACGAAGAGCTGTTTGTTACCGAAATCATTGTGCGGGTCAGCAGGCCGGGTATGGTTGTGCACCGCCAGATAGCGCGTGACGATGATGACATGGTTCTGTGCAGGGACGATGACGACTAG
- a CDS encoding DUF3313 domain-containing protein, producing the protein MKTLIIIVSFVFGLMPACAAHRAQAVGQTGFLQHYEHLKPGEVDGAVMVYRKPDADMRGYKNIVIDPVKVVLRADSDARSLDLEELTELAKTFHEELVKEIAPIYPMASVAGPESMRLRVAITDVVPGSPVRGVLSVLPVGAAIAGATKMATGEYADVGKVEVEMELVDAASGERLGAAVDRRVGTKAPFRGSYDDAMDAFSLWARRIASGLTMARAQT; encoded by the coding sequence ATGAAAACACTGATTATAATTGTGTCTTTTGTCTTTGGCTTGATGCCTGCCTGCGCCGCGCACAGGGCTCAGGCAGTGGGGCAGACGGGTTTTTTGCAGCATTACGAGCATCTCAAGCCCGGCGAGGTGGATGGCGCGGTAATGGTTTACCGCAAGCCGGACGCTGACATGCGGGGCTACAAAAATATTGTTATCGACCCTGTAAAGGTTGTGCTGCGGGCTGATTCTGATGCCAGATCGCTCGATCTGGAAGAACTGACAGAGCTTGCAAAGACCTTTCACGAGGAACTGGTAAAGGAGATTGCCCCGATCTATCCGATGGCAAGTGTTGCTGGGCCTGAAAGCATGCGACTGCGTGTGGCAATAACAGATGTGGTTCCCGGCAGCCCTGTGCGCGGTGTGCTTTCTGTGCTGCCCGTAGGGGCGGCCATAGCCGGGGCGACCAAGATGGCCACGGGGGAATATGCAGATGTGGGCAAGGTGGAGGTTGAGATGGAGCTAGTTGATGCCGCCAGCGGCGAACGCCTTGGCGCAGCCGTTGACCGCCGCGTGGGAACCAAGGCGCCGTTTCGCGGTTCGTACGACGATGCCATGGATGCGTTCAGCCTCTGGGCCCGGCGTATAGCTTCTGGACTTACCATGGCCCGGGCGCAAACCTAG